The region TTGGTGCCTGGGGGTAGCGCAGACCTGTCCCTGCCAACAAGAAGATAAAACTGTACATAAAACAATAAGAGCTAAAAATACgtgaggcactgtgctgagtgctttTCCATCATTTTCTCCAGTCTCTACAACCTTATGAAATAATGGTCCCCATTTCACATACAGGGAGACTGAAGCAGAgcagtaaaaaattttaaaaaacaaaaaacaaaacctcccaCAAGGCCACACAAGTAAATAGGAAAGCTCTAATTTAAATCTAGGAAGTGAGGTGTTAGAAAGGAAGCCACTGACAACGTGCTCTCATGGTGTCAGATCAGAGGCAGGAGAGGGCACGGCTGTGAAGTATCAGGGAAAGTTTTCTGAAAAACACGACACTTGATTCATCCACTTAGAGGTGGTGGGAGAGGCAGTCCAGGCTAGGACAGGCCAGGACAACATGAAGAGAGGCACAGAGGAAGGAGAGCCCAAAGCTTTGAAACAACAGGATGATAGGGTGTTGAAGGGCAGCAGGAGGTGTGAGGCTCGAGTGGAGGGGCCAGGTCACAGAGGAGGTTCTGGACAGCCTTGGCCGGACCCATCGTGGGGGACCTTTTGGAGGTACATTATTTCTGCCCATTCTGATCTTCCTGTCCACTCAGCGGATCCTAGAACCGGATGATTTCCTGGATGACCTCGACGATGAGGACTATGAAGAAGACACTCCCAAGCGTCGCGGCAAGGGAAAATCCAAGGTGAGGGCCAGGGTGCTGCTGACAGCCTGGGGGAGCGGGGGGCCTGCGGAGGCTCACTCTTTTATTGCTTGTTGCCATTTTCACTCTTGGGTGAGGTTAGCAGCCACTCCAGGAGAGTCTAACTCTTCCGACCTAGATACCTTAGTAAGGGcatctttttgttcttcttaacAGGGTAAAGGTGTGGGCAGTGCCCGTAAGAAGCTGGACGCTGCCATCCTGGAGGATCGGGACAAGCCCTATGCCTGTGACAGTGAGTGCCTCACGAGTGGTTGGCTAGTCCTTGCCTTGGACCCAGCTCCTCGGGATATGCGAGGAGGGAAGGTTGTGCTCTTACTAAAAGTGGTAAAACAAGCCTGGGCTCTTGTCCTACCTGCTGACTGGCCCCCTGATATCCCTGAGAGGCCCTGGCCTCTACTCCACGATGGGGGGGCACCTGCATGTTCTGGGGGAGATTTCTGCTGtcctctggggtgggggtgcctgAGGGGGCACCCACAGCAGGCAGCGTTGGCCTTTCAACCTGATGGCATCCAGGTCTGCTGGCCCCAGTCAAGCCAGGGCCCCTGAAGTCCAGCACCGAGTTTTTCGATGTCTgttctctctcccccttttctcTGACTCGCCCCACTTCTGTCTCTCCACCCTGGGAGCACCATCACCGCTGGGGTTTCTCTCTCGTTTGCTCCActtttctgctgctgctgctgcacctGTCTCAAGTGTATCAAGGCCTTCTTCTCAtgacttttctttctgtctttcagaTAGTTTCAAACAAAAGCATACCTCGAAAGCGCCCCAGAGAGGTAGCTCTCTCAACTTTTCAGACTTTTGGTTTTCCTgtcccttttcccctcctcccttgttCCTGCCTTTCTCATCTGTGATGCTAGTTTTTAAATCTCTGGAATGGCATGGGGATAGGAGCGATGGCTTTGTGCTGTGCTCTGGTCCTCACAGTCCTGGAAGCTGCCTTTACCACTGCTTGTCTCCCACAAGCTTGCTCCTGGGACTGCTTGGGCCCACTGCATGGGGTGTCTTCAAAAGCATTATAAGGAACCTGTTAGAAACAGAGCCCTCTGCTCCCCTTTCCCCAAAACAGATACCTGGTGGTCAGCTAATGTTCCCCACCATCCGCCACCTCCTCCCATCCCTTCCCCATTCCTTTCCTGCCGACCCCCTTGCTCTTCTTGGTGTCAGTGCTCAAGAGTACAAGATGCCTCATGGGGATCTGCTTTCCTTGCTAGTTGGTGGGGTTGGGCAGGGCACTGATGTGGGAGTGTCTTTGAATTTCTTTGGGGGatagcagccccaggaaactcgGTAGGTTATCCCCAAGAGATCCACTCCCTGCTCCTTTATCCACATTGGGCAGAGATGGACTGTGTTGTACATATGGTGTGGCATGAGCCTCCCACATTTATGGAGACGTAAAAACGTTTAGAGTCTCTTCCTTACCTTTCCTCCTTCTGCCATGTTACAAGACTGTAGAAATATCCTTTCCTTCCTGACCTGGAACTCCCCGGACTATTCCCAGGGCCAGTGTGGATGGGCTCCCCTCCTAGTAGCCTCTGGAAGAGTAGAGATGTCCATGGGCTGGGGTTTAGGAGGGAGAATAGCCACGGAAGCTGGAGAGCCCTAGGACCTGATGTTCCTAGCCAGGGGGAGGCGGCTGTCACTGAAGACCTGTCCCCGAGCAGAGCCGATGGGGGTGGTTACCTCTGCCTCAGGTGGAGCCCCACAGCTTAGAGGGGCAGGGATCTGGCACTCTCGGATCCTCACACCTTTCTCTGCAATCTTCTGCCCACTCAGTTTGTGGAAAACGTTACAAGAACCGACCAGGCCTCAGTTACCACTATGCCCACTCCCACTTGGCTGAGGAGGAGGGCGAGGACAAGGAAGACTCGCAGCCACCTACCCCGGTTTCCCAGAGGTCCGAGGAGCAGAAATGTAAGCTGAGGTGTTGGAGGTGGGGCAAGCAGGAGTCGGCCTGGTTATGAAAACCCCTCCTCGCAGGGATGTTGAGAGACCCAGGGGCCCACATGGGTATCATCAAagttcttccctttctccctgtAGCCAAGAAAGGTCCCGATGGTTTGGCCCTGCCCAACAACTACTGTGACTTCTGCCTGGGGGACTCCAAGATCAACAAGAAGACAGGACAACCCGAGGAGCTGGTATCCTGTTCTGACTGTGGCCGCTCAGGTACTTGCAACCCAGGGCCAGGGCGGCCTCAGCCAGCACCCAGTATCCGAGGGGCTCAGGGCTTGCCAGCATCCAGTGACTTTGGCAGTCAACCGGGGCACCTCGCTTCTCCCCAGTTTCCGGCTGCCTGTTTCACTCGCTCCCCCTACAGGGCATCCGTCCTGCCTCCAGTTCACACCCGTGATGATGGCAGCTGTGAAGACCTACCGCTGGCAATGCATCGAGTGCAAGTGCTGCAACATCTGTGGCACCTCCGAGAATGACGTGCGTGTCCCAGCCCCCCATGCTCCTCAGCTCTTACTGTCCTTTCCACTGTCGCTCCAAAGTGAGCTTTCTTTTAAAAGGGGGTAAGACCTCCCTGCACACCCCTCCCCAGCATCCCAGCGGGAACTTTGGTTTGTTTGGCAGGTATTAACTGGTCACCTACTTTGTGTCAGATACTGTACTAGGCACCAAGGACACTGAAGACAAACAAGGTCCCTGCTTTTGTAGAGTTTACCTTCTTGTGGGAACAAGAAATAAGCAAGGAAATGAGTGACATTTTTATGATGAACCACAAAGAAGATGGAACTAGTAATGGGGCAGAGAGTAACGAGATAACTAGTGTGGGTAGTCAGGCCTTTTCTGAGGAGATGATGTTGCTGTAGAGGTTTGGGTCATACAAAGGAGACCGTCCAAGAGGACCTGGAGGTAGGGCATTCCCAGGAAAGAGCAGCAAGTCAGAGGCCTGTAGGTGGACAAGCCAGTGGCTTGAGGCCCCTGGGGCCGGCTGGAGCCTCCCTGCAGTGGGAGATCAAGTAGAAGTGGAGACTGGAAGGCAGGGACCACCAGATCTGAGAGTTTAATCAGGAGTAATGTGGTCtgtcataacattttaaaaaaataactttggtTGCTCTGTGGAGAACACTCTGGAGGCCATAAGCTTGGTTAAGCAGCTGGTAGTGTCCAAGTGGGATGACAGTGACTGGGTGGAGATGGACAGCAGTGGTATTCTGTCTGGAGAGTCCCATGTCTGTCCTTACATGTCTGCCATCTGTCCCACCCATTTGGAAGTAGCAGCAGTGTCTACAGAAGCCCACCTTCCTTACCTGCCCCAGGGGCCCGACTGCAGCCCATTAGtcattttcccctcccctccctcttctgtcttgccttctctAGGACCAGCTGCTCTTCTGTGATGACTGTGATCGTGGCTACCACATGTATTGTCTCACCCCATCCATGTCTGAGCCTCCTGAAGGTAGGTTTCCCAGATCTCTTACTCAGAAGTTATTTTATTAGTAACTTGGAAAATCACCTGCACAATAGGTGAGGTTTCTTATCAGTGGTATATTCTTCCAGATTAGGGAGTAGGCACTTTGCCTTCACTCAGTTCAGAATGTTTTCAAAGCCCCTCCTTTTTAGAAATCCAGAAGCATACTTAGAAGGACACAAATGCCCAGTATCTGTGACAAAGGATGTGGACCAACACTACAGGCAAGAGAAAGTGGCTCACTGTGTGATGTGAGCTGACTTGTATTGTAGGTCAAATTTTTGTCACCTACCAACGCCCCCAGAAGGAGGCCACTAACAAATTCAGAGATTCCTTTAGCAGCTGTAGGGGAGCACTCAGCTCTCATCATCTGTTTGGGGAGAAATAGTGTATTTtgtgtttcattatttttaaccATAAGATACCAATTCACAGACACAATTCCATGTTAACTGTAGAAGGGCTTTCCTCTTGAAGTGCTGCCAGACACGGGTACAGGAGAGCTGCAGGCAGCTGGGGGGCACCCCCGTAGAATTGTCAAATGGTCTAGGCTCTAGGTCAGGGGTTAGCAAACTCTGACTCACTGGCCAGATCTAGCTGCAGCTAATATATGTAGGTCACAagctaaaaatgatttttacattttttaaagggagtttaaaaaaaaaaaaggtgtgacTGAGACTATATGtggctcacaaagcctaaaatatttaatgCTCTCTGGCTATTTGTAGAAAAGCTTGTTAACTGCTGCATATTAACCTTTGGGTTAGAAAGGAGCTTACATTTTTGAGTTACATATCTGAAGAACTGATAAAAACTGTAGAATATTATTTTGTTCCCCAGACCAATGTTCAAATACACATATGTACAATTGTGCTTATACCTTCAAAGCATTAAGGGCTAATTTTGtctctcaagaaaaaaaagagcgTAGAAGAATCAACCATAGCAAATATTAATAAGCAAGATATGAGCCAGTTATTTTTTCGTATAAGGGACATCATTTCCTGTTTTTCTATGAAACTAGACTTGGGTCACAACAAATTGGGTCATCATAGTTGGCCCCCTTTTCCTCTAATTGGGTCCTCAGCCTCTGCTCAGACACCTGGAGGGGAGCCCTTCTCATCTTTCCATGGTCTTCGCAAGAACCTGTGTTGTGGAATCAAAACTGGTTTCTTTAGAGCCTCCATTCATGATCTTTATTCTAACCTTTGGGGCCATGAGAACAAAgtctgattcttcttttttttttttttttaacattttttattgattcataatcattttacagtgttgtgtcaaattgatTCTTCTATAATCAaaagtttaaagggggagggtatagctcaagtggtagagcatgtgcttagcgtgcacaagatcctgggttcgttcaattcccagttcctcctctaaacataaataataaataaataaataaataaataaataaataaataaataaataaataaataaataaataaataaacctaattacctcccccccaattaaaaaggaagaaaaatagttaaaagcTGGGTTGCTTTAAAAACATCTGCCCAGGCCCTCTTGAGCAGGACCTAGAGTCTGTATTCTGAAATAGGCCTCCAGGTGATTATTTCTTTCATCTCCATTGAGTTATTTTTCATGATATTTGAAGACCTAAAGGTTCCTCCTTGCTCAGGATAAATCTGAAACTTGGCTACTGCAGGGCATCTCCAGTCCTGTAGTAGCTGATCTTGCTGCTGGAGGTGAGGTGTGAGGCGTAGAGGGACAGCAGATGAGGACTGTGTTGGACCCATTGTAACCTCGTTATGCTTCCCTACAGGAAGCTGGAGCTGCCACTTGTGTCTGGACCTGTTGAAGGAGAAAGCTTCCATCTACCAGAATCAGAACTCCTCTTGATGTGGCCACCCCCGACCCCTCATACATCTAGAGCtgtttctctcctcctttcttgtttttcataccccctttccctccctcctctctttcaCAAGTCCAGAGAACCTCCGGGTGGTCGTGCCAACCTGCCTTTGGCAGCAGCAAGCTGAGGTGGCAGCTCTTGACCGCCTCTGGCCCCAGGCCCTCAGGGAGAACTGAGCAGCACACTACCCCAAGGAGTACCTGTGGGCCCCGCTTCTCACTGCTCTCCATGAAGTGCATTCACTCTGTCTGCCTTGGGCCCCTGCTCTGGTGATCACAGGGTTCAAACAGTGTCCTCCGAGAAAGGGTGGAGAGCAGCTCACTCCTCTAGCTCTGCCACCAGGCTGGGGCCTCTGCCAGGAGCAGCTGGGAATGAGCTGCAGGGGCTTAGGTGGCGCTGGCAAGGATCTTCCCATGCCCTTCGTGCTGCTTAGCCTCACCGCCTCCTATCCCCAGAGTGGCTCCCTGTGGCCCTCTGTTCCTGCTACCCAGGATCCTTGCCTGAGCCAGGACGCTCTTGGCTCTGCCCTTTTCCCGCTGCCCCACCCCCGGGGGATAGCAGCTTCACCCTGATTCATTCTTGTGCTCTCCTGGCTCCCACTCACAGGTGGTTTCTAGTGACTGAAGCATTCCCCACCCTTGTTATTTCCTATCTTCTGCCTCCCCTCCTTATTCCTTTTGGTTTtatggggagaggggaagcatCAGGGGGCCAGGCCAGCAGCTTGGGGGCCACAGGGAGATGTTGGATAATGTGCCTGTTTTTTAACTCGATGAAAAAGCCTACCTCCGAAATCCCCTTTTTGTTCTTCCTGAACCTGGGTGTTCAGCTCCTGCCCTTAACTGAATTGGGAGCCTCTGCCTCCTGTTCTGTGTATCCTGGCTCCTGGGTTGTGGGAAGCCACAGAGACATCCCTTTCTTCCCTTGCACGCTCGCTAGCAGCTGCTAAGGTCTTCACACCCCGATTCTTCAATTTTCTGCCTGGTGACACATTAAGTAGTTGGGGGACAATCCATGCCAGGACATCCTGGAGTGTGCTTCCCCTTGGCTGTGGGCAGGCCCTAATTCACTGTCGCTTTGGAGTTgaggtgtcttttttctttctttagttccTGTATTCTAAGCATTAGtacaaataaacatttttacaCAGAGCCCTCTGCTGGATTGTTTATCACTTGACTCCCTTTCCTGGTTGAGGCCACTTCATCCTAAACCTTACTTCCTTAAGACAGTGGTTTTGAAATGTTTTGAAGCATAGTTTTTTCTCCAAGATTAAATGTTTTGCTTAACTTCAGTATGTTAAGTTGTTACAAAATTGGGTACTTTGTCTCAATTTCTTATGTTAATTAAGTTAAAACAATTCTTTGTTATGAAGAACAGTGAAGTTGTTTTGATAAAAAAATTTGGGTTAAAATCACCTTTAACATCCTGTTTACTTCTGAATTTTGGTTGGTTTGGAGGAAATTCTGCAGGATTTCTATATACAAGAGGTGACAGGTTTATACAAGTTGACCTTACAATTTTGGATACTTAAAGTAGGTCCAGAAGCTTGACTTACATAAATATAAAGAATTAATGACAGAAAAACTAATGATATTACGATGAGACATGTGAAAGCTTTTTGCACAAGTAATGAATGAGCAGAGGCACATCCACCTTGCTTGCCTGGCATTCATTTGTTGAATTGGGTGCAGTGTGTGTGAACTCAGCCCGCAGTGTGGCACTACAGTCTTCCTCTGGGCATATTTACGTGCACAAAAATTAGTTTCCTTTTCCTGCATCCATTGTTT is a window of Vicugna pacos chromosome 10, VicPac4, whole genome shotgun sequence DNA encoding:
- the DPF2 gene encoding zinc finger protein ubi-d4 isoform X3 — protein: MEQCHNYNARLCAERSVRLPFLDSQTGVAQSNCYIWMEKRHRGPGLASGQLYSYPARRWRKKRRAHPPEDPRLSFPSIKPDTDQTLKKEGLISQDGSSLEALLRTDPLEKRGAPDPRVDDDSLGEFPVTNSRARKRILEPDDFLDDLDDEDYEEDTPKRRGKGKSKGKGVGSARKKLDAAILEDRDKPYACDNSFKQKHTSKAPQRVCGKRYKNRPGLSYHYAHSHLAEEEGEDKEDSQPPTPVSQRSEEQKSKKGPDGLALPNNYCDFCLGDSKINKKTGQPEELVSCSDCGRSGHPSCLQFTPVMMAAVKTYRWQCIECKCCNICGTSENDDQLLFCDDCDRGYHMYCLTPSMSEPPEGSWSCHLCLDLLKEKASIYQNQNSS
- the DPF2 gene encoding zinc finger protein ubi-d4 isoform X2, whose product is MAAVVENVVKLLGEQYYKDAMEQCHNYNARLCAERSVRLPFLDSQTGVAQSNCYIWMEKRHRGPGLASGQLYSYPARRWRKKRRAHPPEDPRLSFPSIKPDTDQTLKKEGLISQDGSSLEALLRTDPLEKRGAPDPRVDDDSLGEFPVTNSRARKRILEPDDFLDDLDDEDYEEDTPKRRGKGKSKGKGVGSARKKLDAAILEDRDKPYACDICGKRYKNRPGLSYHYAHSHLAEEEGEDKEDSQPPTPVSQRSEEQKSKKGPDGLALPNNYCDFCLGDSKINKKTGQPEELVSCSDCGRSGHPSCLQFTPVMMAAVKTYRWQCIECKCCNICGTSENDDQLLFCDDCDRGYHMYCLTPSMSEPPEGSWSCHLCLDLLKEKASIYQNQNSS
- the DPF2 gene encoding zinc finger protein ubi-d4 isoform X1; this encodes MAAVVENVVKLLGEQYYKDAMEQCHNYNARLCAERSVRLPFLDSQTGVAQSNCYIWMEKRHRGPGLASGQLYSYPARRWRKKRRAHPPEDPRLSFPSIKPDTDQTLKKEGLISQDGSSLEALLRTDPLEKRGAPDPRVDDDSLGEFPVTNSRARKRILEPDDFLDDLDDEDYEEDTPKRRGKGKSKGKGVGSARKKLDAAILEDRDKPYACDNSFKQKHTSKAPQRVCGKRYKNRPGLSYHYAHSHLAEEEGEDKEDSQPPTPVSQRSEEQKSKKGPDGLALPNNYCDFCLGDSKINKKTGQPEELVSCSDCGRSGHPSCLQFTPVMMAAVKTYRWQCIECKCCNICGTSENDDQLLFCDDCDRGYHMYCLTPSMSEPPEGSWSCHLCLDLLKEKASIYQNQNSS